The Candidatus Tectomicrobia bacterium genome has a segment encoding these proteins:
- a CDS encoding flagellar basal body-associated FliL family protein: MAKTPAQASRSTEIDVADDLFAGGAAAAPAAAPAGPQLERDEHPIEVAAPPKKERPPLVEPAPEKKPAAAKAAEEADEDEEAGGAGRKRGAKRPSALMYYVVPAAGAALILSMGWTFAFIIRQGLAPRAEAPKAVEQARVLPPKEAPKAPADPRETMKVLAPGPQEPALPSISPGGKGDETDAGKIALEEPFFIPLEGSRRNAREKGPTVFLHLSLTLGVSNQAALREVAGKRSVIREAVFDHFNRMTPQDLASPKGREQAKAALIARLSKEVVQGQVRSVYFEEFFTR, translated from the coding sequence ATGGCCAAGACGCCCGCGCAAGCCAGCCGCTCCACCGAGATCGACGTCGCCGACGACCTGTTCGCCGGGGGCGCCGCCGCGGCCCCCGCCGCCGCGCCTGCGGGGCCGCAGCTCGAGCGCGACGAGCATCCCATCGAGGTCGCGGCGCCGCCGAAGAAGGAGCGGCCCCCTCTCGTCGAGCCCGCCCCGGAGAAAAAGCCCGCCGCGGCCAAGGCGGCGGAGGAGGCGGATGAAGACGAGGAAGCCGGGGGCGCGGGCCGGAAGCGGGGCGCCAAGCGCCCCTCCGCCCTCATGTACTACGTCGTCCCCGCGGCCGGCGCGGCCCTCATCCTGTCCATGGGCTGGACCTTCGCCTTCATCATCCGCCAGGGGCTCGCGCCCCGGGCCGAGGCCCCCAAGGCGGTCGAGCAGGCCCGGGTGCTCCCGCCCAAGGAGGCGCCCAAGGCCCCGGCGGACCCGCGCGAGACGATGAAGGTGCTCGCCCCGGGGCCGCAGGAGCCAGCGCTCCCCTCCATCTCCCCCGGCGGCAAGGGGGACGAGACCGACGCCGGGAAGATCGCCCTCGAGGAGCCCTTCTTCATCCCCCTGGAAGGGAGCCGGCGGAACGCGAGGGAGAAGGGCCCCACCGTCTTCCTTCACCTCTCCCTCACCCTGGGCGTCTCTAACCAGGCGGCCTTGCGCGAGGTGGCGGGCAAGCGCTCCGTCATCCGCGAGGCCGTCTTCGACCATTTCAACCGCATGACCCCCCAGGACCTGGCCAGCCCCAAGGGGCGCGAGCAGGCCAAGGCCGCCCTCATCGCCCGGCTGTCGAAGGAGGTGGTCCAGGGGCAAGTGCGCTCGGTCTATTTCGAAGAATTCTTCACCCGCTGA
- the guaB gene encoding IMP dehydrogenase produces MPLNSFPQDALTFDDVMLLPARSAVLPKDADLTVTIAEELEMRIPLFSAAMDTVTESALAIALAQQGGIGVIHRNMPVDRQAAEVDRVKRSESGMITQPITMRPGQKIKEALDLMAAYRISGVPITEGGRLVGILTNRDVRFETDLDRTVSELMTKAGLITVPVGTTLEESKGILHQHRIEKLLVVDENFYLKGLITLKDVEKVRRFPRSAKDKHGRLRAAAALGVGADMRDRAQALVEAGVDLLVVDSAHGHSERVLKAVETVKSLHPGVLLMGGNVATAEGTVDLIKAGADIVKVGIGPGSICTTRVVAGVGVPQLTAVAACAAAAEPYGVRVVSDGGIKYSGDIVKAIAAGAHAVMIGSLFAGVEESPGERVLFQGRSYKIYRGMGSVGAMQNGTSRDRYFQDTDGYEDSFSETKLVPEGVEGRVPYKGALAATVYQLMGGLAAGMGYTGCRTLAELRKNAKFIRITSAGLKESHVHDVFITREAPNYQRD; encoded by the coding sequence ATGCCGCTCAATTCCTTTCCCCAGGACGCCCTGACCTTCGACGACGTGATGCTCCTGCCCGCGCGCTCCGCGGTGCTCCCCAAGGACGCGGACCTCACGGTGACGATCGCCGAGGAGCTGGAGATGCGCATCCCGCTCTTCAGCGCGGCCATGGACACCGTGACCGAGTCGGCGCTGGCGATCGCCCTGGCCCAGCAGGGGGGAATCGGGGTGATCCACCGCAACATGCCCGTCGATCGCCAGGCGGCGGAGGTGGACCGGGTCAAGCGCTCCGAGAGCGGGATGATCACCCAGCCCATCACGATGCGCCCGGGCCAGAAGATCAAGGAGGCGCTCGACCTGATGGCCGCCTACCGGATTTCCGGGGTGCCCATCACCGAGGGCGGGCGGCTGGTCGGCATCCTGACCAACCGCGACGTGCGCTTCGAGACGGACCTCGACCGCACCGTCTCCGAGTTGATGACCAAGGCGGGCCTGATCACCGTCCCGGTGGGGACCACCCTGGAGGAGAGCAAGGGCATCCTCCACCAGCACCGCATCGAGAAGCTCTTGGTCGTGGACGAGAACTTCTACCTGAAGGGGCTCATCACCCTGAAAGACGTCGAGAAGGTGCGGCGCTTCCCCCGCTCCGCCAAGGACAAGCACGGGCGGCTGCGGGCCGCCGCGGCGCTGGGCGTGGGGGCCGACATGCGGGATCGCGCCCAGGCCCTGGTGGAGGCGGGGGTGGACCTCCTGGTCGTGGACAGCGCCCACGGCCACTCCGAGCGGGTGCTGAAGGCGGTGGAGACCGTGAAGTCCCTGCACCCCGGGGTGCTCCTCATGGGGGGCAACGTGGCCACCGCCGAGGGGACCGTGGATCTCATCAAGGCGGGAGCCGACATCGTCAAGGTGGGCATCGGGCCCGGCTCCATCTGCACCACCCGGGTGGTGGCGGGCGTGGGCGTGCCCCAGCTGACGGCCGTGGCGGCCTGCGCGGCCGCCGCCGAGCCCTACGGGGTGCGGGTCGTCTCGGACGGGGGCATCAAGTACTCGGGGGACATCGTGAAGGCCATCGCCGCCGGCGCCCACGCCGTCATGATCGGGAGCCTCTTCGCCGGGGTGGAGGAGAGCCCGGGCGAGCGCGTCCTCTTCCAGGGCCGCAGCTACAAGATATACCGCGGCATGGGCTCGGTCGGCGCCATGCAGAACGGCACCTCCCGCGACCGCTACTTCCAGGACACGGACGGCTACGAGGACTCCTTCAGCGAGACCAAGCTGGTGCCCGAGGGGGTGGAGGGGCGGGTCCCCTACAAGGGCGCCCTGGCGGCCACCGTTTACCAGCTCATGGGCGGGCTGGCGGCGGGCATGGGCTACACGGGCTGCCGCACCCTCGCCGAGCTCCGCAAGAACGCGAAGTTCATCCGCATCACCTCCGCGGGGCTCAAGGAGAGCCACGTGCACGACGTGTTCATCACCCGCGAGGCGCCCAACTACCAGCGGGACTAG
- the dnaE gene encoding DNA polymerase III subunit alpha, with amino-acid sequence MGAAEFVHLHLHSQYSLLDGAARIDDLVQRGASLGMPAMALTDHGNMCGAIKFFEAARKAGVKPIIGCEVYVAPGSRHDRANNSTGGSRSWHMLLLAENAKGYRNLCELVTAGFTEGMYYFPRVDREILARHAEGLICTSACLKGEVNEALLRGDRAAAREAASFYKELFPGRYYLEIQDHGMEEDKRLVPEAVALARELALPLVATNDVHYLDQGDHSVQEVLICIQTGKTLTDPNRMHIKSHEFYLKSAGEMGALFKEVPEALRNTLAVAERCDFAFEFGGSHYPDFPIPDGSDRKTYLRKLAEEGLEQRLKQLGIGGSEARRYRERLAMELGVINSQGYEGYFLVVSDFIRYARENGIPVGPGRGSAAGSLAAFALGITGIDPLRYSLLFERFLNPERVSPPDIDIDFCMDRRDEVIRYVQEKYGRENVCQIITFGSMLAKGVLRDVGRVMDMPYGEVDRIAKLVPNELKITLDDALQKEPRLREAVSRDPNVGRLMETARKLEGNIRHAGTHAAGVVIAPSKLTDFVPLYKGSGGEVMTQFDMKDVEQLGLLKMDFLGLKTLTALKRTVDLVRLKGVELDLDTLPLGDEASYRLLSEGRTTGIFQLESRGIREYLRKLAPSSFEDLIAMVALYRPGPLNSGMVDAFINRKHGRAQIDYFFPELKPILESTYGVMVYQEQVMQISNALSGFSLGRADVLRKAMGKKSPELMAQQMRDFVEGAAAWGHDRRKVEALWDQIQQFAGYGFNKSHSAAYALIAYRTAYLKAHHPREFMAALLTCDRDNADKVIKDIAECRDMGIAVLPPDVNASDKDFTVEGDSIRFGLLAVKNVGEAMVDAILAARAAEGPFRTLGDFCRRVEHRHLNRRAVESLVKACAFDSLGIGRAQAMAALDAALEAGVREQRTTAMGQTSLFSPEEAPSLSAALPDVPEWPARQRLAFEKEVLGFYVSGHPLNDHQETIRRLANMDSRRLAELEGTHRVRMAGLIRSSKIRTTRAGRRMASFVLEDREGTAEMTMFPDVFEAFFPRLETEEPVLVEGMAEVSEEGVQVVVRSVEPLAQAQMARTQRMVLHLGETGRAHGRLTAVREVLARHPGEVPVLFALQFPEREVLVQAGREFVVAPSESLSAELGELVGEGAVYFE; translated from the coding sequence ATGGGGGCCGCCGAGTTCGTCCACCTCCACCTGCACAGCCAGTACAGCCTCCTCGACGGCGCGGCGCGCATCGACGACCTGGTCCAGCGCGGGGCGTCGCTCGGCATGCCCGCCATGGCCCTCACCGATCACGGCAACATGTGCGGGGCGATCAAGTTCTTCGAGGCGGCCAGGAAGGCGGGGGTGAAGCCCATCATCGGCTGCGAGGTGTACGTCGCCCCGGGCAGCCGCCACGACCGGGCGAACAACAGCACGGGGGGCTCCCGTTCCTGGCACATGCTGCTCCTGGCCGAGAACGCGAAGGGCTACCGCAACCTCTGCGAGCTGGTGACGGCGGGCTTCACCGAGGGGATGTACTACTTCCCGCGCGTGGACCGGGAGATCCTCGCCCGGCACGCCGAGGGCCTCATCTGCACCTCGGCCTGCCTGAAGGGGGAGGTGAACGAGGCCCTCCTGAGGGGGGACCGCGCCGCCGCCCGCGAGGCAGCCTCCTTCTACAAGGAGCTCTTCCCGGGCCGCTACTACCTGGAGATCCAGGACCACGGGATGGAGGAGGACAAGCGCCTCGTCCCCGAGGCCGTCGCCCTCGCCCGGGAGCTCGCTCTCCCCCTCGTTGCCACGAACGACGTGCACTACCTGGACCAGGGCGACCACAGCGTCCAGGAGGTCCTCATCTGCATCCAGACGGGCAAGACCCTGACCGATCCCAACCGGATGCACATCAAGAGCCACGAGTTCTACCTGAAGAGCGCCGGGGAGATGGGGGCCCTGTTCAAGGAGGTGCCCGAGGCGCTCCGGAACACCCTGGCCGTGGCCGAGCGCTGCGACTTCGCCTTCGAGTTCGGGGGGAGCCACTACCCGGACTTCCCCATCCCGGACGGCTCGGACCGCAAGACCTACCTCCGGAAGCTGGCCGAGGAGGGGCTCGAGCAGCGGCTCAAGCAGCTCGGCATCGGCGGGAGCGAGGCCAGGCGCTACCGCGAGCGCCTCGCCATGGAGCTGGGCGTCATCAACAGCCAGGGATACGAGGGCTACTTCCTCGTCGTCTCGGACTTCATCCGCTACGCCCGCGAGAACGGCATCCCCGTGGGGCCGGGGCGGGGCTCGGCGGCGGGGAGCCTCGCCGCCTTCGCCTTGGGGATCACGGGCATCGACCCGCTCCGCTACTCCCTCCTCTTCGAGCGCTTCCTGAACCCCGAGCGGGTGAGCCCCCCCGACATCGACATCGACTTCTGCATGGACCGCCGGGACGAGGTCATCCGCTACGTGCAGGAGAAGTACGGCCGCGAGAACGTCTGCCAGATCATCACCTTCGGCAGCATGCTGGCCAAGGGAGTGCTCCGCGACGTGGGCCGGGTGATGGACATGCCCTACGGCGAGGTGGACCGCATCGCCAAGCTCGTCCCGAACGAGCTCAAGATCACCCTGGACGACGCCCTCCAGAAGGAGCCCCGCCTGCGCGAGGCGGTGAGCCGCGACCCGAACGTGGGCCGGCTCATGGAGACGGCCCGCAAGCTCGAGGGGAACATCCGCCACGCGGGCACCCACGCGGCGGGGGTGGTGATCGCGCCCTCGAAGCTCACGGATTTCGTGCCCCTCTACAAGGGGTCCGGCGGCGAGGTCATGACGCAGTTCGACATGAAGGACGTCGAGCAGCTCGGCCTCCTCAAGATGGACTTCCTGGGCCTCAAGACCCTGACCGCCCTCAAGCGGACCGTCGACCTCGTGCGCCTGAAGGGGGTGGAGCTCGACCTCGACACCCTGCCGCTCGGCGACGAGGCCTCCTACAGGCTCCTCTCCGAGGGCCGCACCACGGGCATCTTCCAGCTCGAGAGCCGGGGCATCCGCGAGTACCTCCGGAAGCTCGCCCCCTCGAGCTTCGAGGACCTCATCGCCATGGTGGCCCTCTACCGCCCCGGGCCCCTCAACAGCGGGATGGTGGACGCCTTCATCAACCGCAAGCACGGGCGGGCGCAGATCGATTACTTCTTTCCCGAGCTCAAGCCCATCCTGGAGAGCACCTACGGCGTCATGGTGTACCAGGAGCAGGTGATGCAGATATCGAACGCGCTCTCGGGCTTCTCCCTGGGCCGCGCGGACGTGCTGCGCAAGGCCATGGGGAAGAAGAGCCCCGAGCTCATGGCCCAGCAGATGCGGGACTTCGTCGAGGGGGCGGCCGCCTGGGGGCACGACCGCCGCAAGGTCGAGGCCCTGTGGGACCAGATCCAGCAGTTCGCGGGCTACGGCTTCAACAAGAGCCACAGCGCGGCCTACGCCCTCATCGCCTACCGCACGGCCTACCTCAAGGCCCATCACCCGCGGGAGTTCATGGCGGCCCTCCTGACCTGCGACCGCGACAACGCGGACAAGGTGATCAAGGACATCGCCGAGTGCCGCGACATGGGCATCGCGGTGCTCCCCCCCGACGTGAACGCGAGCGACAAGGACTTCACCGTCGAGGGCGACTCCATCCGCTTCGGGCTCCTCGCGGTCAAGAACGTGGGGGAGGCCATGGTGGACGCCATCCTGGCCGCCCGGGCGGCGGAGGGGCCCTTCCGCACCCTGGGCGACTTCTGCCGCCGGGTGGAGCACCGCCACTTGAACCGCCGGGCGGTCGAGAGCCTCGTCAAGGCGTGCGCCTTCGACAGCCTGGGGATCGGCCGGGCCCAGGCCATGGCCGCGCTCGACGCCGCCTTGGAGGCGGGGGTCCGCGAGCAGCGCACCACCGCCATGGGCCAAACGAGCCTCTTCTCCCCCGAGGAGGCGCCCTCCCTCTCCGCCGCCCTGCCGGATGTACCCGAGTGGCCCGCCCGTCAGCGGCTCGCCTTCGAGAAGGAGGTGCTGGGCTTCTACGTCTCGGGCCACCCCCTGAACGACCACCAGGAGACCATCCGCCGCCTCGCCAACATGGACTCCCGCCGGCTGGCCGAGCTCGAGGGCACCCACCGGGTGCGCATGGCGGGCCTCATCCGCTCCTCGAAGATCCGCACCACGAGGGCCGGGCGCCGGATGGCCAGCTTCGTCCTGGAGGACCGCGAGGGCACGGCCGAGATGACCATGTTCCCCGACGTTTTCGAGGCCTTCTTCCCGCGCCTGGAGACGGAGGAGCCCGTCCTGGTCGAGGGGATGGCCGAGGTCTCGGAGGAGGGGGTGCAGGTGGTGGTGCGCTCGGTGGAGCCGCTGGCCCAGGCGCAGATGGCGCGCACCCAGCGGATGGTCCTCCATCTGGGCGAGACGGGCCGCGCCCACGGCCGGCTGACGGCGGTGCGCGAGGTGCTGGCCCGCCACCCGGGCGAGGTGCCCGTCCTCTTCGCCCTCCAGTTCCCGGAGCGCGAGGTGCTGGTGCAGGCGGGCCGGGAGTTCGTCGTCGCGCCCTCGGAGTCGCTCTCCGCCGAGCTGGGCGAGCTGGTGGGGGAGGGGGCGGTCTACTTTGAGTAG
- the guaA gene encoding glutamine-hydrolyzing GMP synthase, translated as MRERILILDFGSQYTQLIARRVREMQVYCEIHPCTASWRELLTPETRGVILSGGPSSVYENGAPTVDADLLRGDAPVLGICYGMQLMTHLLGGRVAPVHRREYGRAELVVDRPVGIFEGSAGRETVWMSHGDAIEAPPPGYRPLAHSAGSPVAAMGSEDGLRYGIQFHPEVVHTPRGKEILRNFVFGVCGCKGDWNMRSFIDEATERIRAQVGGGKVICGLSGGVDSSVAATLIHRAVGDQLTCIFVDNGLLRKDEGAGVIETFGRRLEMNLVPVDARREFLAALAGVTDPEAKRKRIGETFIRVFEKEARKLGRVKFLAQGTLYPDVIESVSFKGPSATIKSHHNVGGLPERMELALVEPLRELFKDEVRAAGEELGLPEDILWRHPFPGPGLAVRVLGEITEDRLRVLREADAIFIGILRERGWYDKVWQAFSVLLPVRTVGVMGDARTYENALALRAVTSQDGMTADWAHLPYDLLAEASNRIINEVRGINRVVYDVSSKPPATIEWE; from the coding sequence ATGCGCGAGCGGATCCTCATCCTCGACTTCGGCTCCCAGTACACCCAGTTGATCGCGCGTCGCGTCCGCGAGATGCAGGTCTACTGCGAAATCCACCCCTGCACCGCCTCCTGGCGCGAGCTCCTGACGCCGGAGACCAGGGGGGTGATCCTCTCGGGAGGCCCGTCGAGCGTCTACGAGAACGGCGCCCCCACGGTGGACGCCGATCTGCTGCGGGGGGACGCCCCCGTCCTGGGCATCTGCTACGGCATGCAGCTCATGACCCACCTGCTCGGGGGGCGGGTGGCCCCCGTCCACCGCCGCGAGTACGGCCGGGCCGAGCTGGTGGTGGACCGGCCCGTGGGCATCTTCGAGGGCTCGGCGGGGCGCGAGACGGTGTGGATGAGCCACGGCGACGCCATCGAGGCCCCGCCGCCCGGCTACCGGCCCCTGGCCCACTCGGCGGGCTCCCCCGTCGCCGCGATGGGTTCCGAGGATGGCCTGCGCTACGGCATCCAGTTCCACCCCGAGGTGGTGCACACCCCGAGGGGGAAGGAGATCCTGCGCAACTTCGTCTTCGGGGTGTGCGGGTGCAAGGGCGACTGGAACATGCGCTCCTTCATCGACGAGGCCACCGAGCGCATCCGCGCCCAGGTCGGGGGCGGGAAGGTCATCTGCGGGCTCTCGGGGGGCGTGGACTCCTCCGTCGCGGCCACCCTCATCCACCGCGCGGTGGGGGACCAGCTCACCTGCATCTTCGTGGACAACGGCCTTCTCCGGAAGGACGAGGGGGCCGGCGTCATCGAGACCTTCGGCCGGAGGCTCGAGATGAACCTCGTCCCGGTGGACGCGCGGCGGGAGTTCCTGGCCGCCCTGGCCGGGGTGACCGACCCCGAGGCCAAGCGCAAGCGCATCGGCGAAACCTTCATCCGGGTCTTCGAGAAGGAGGCCCGCAAGCTCGGGCGGGTCAAGTTCCTCGCCCAGGGCACCCTCTACCCGGACGTGATCGAGAGCGTCTCCTTCAAGGGCCCCTCGGCCACCATCAAGAGCCACCACAACGTGGGGGGGCTTCCCGAGCGGATGGAACTCGCCCTCGTCGAGCCGCTGCGGGAGCTCTTCAAGGACGAGGTGCGCGCCGCGGGGGAGGAACTGGGCCTGCCGGAGGACATCCTCTGGCGGCACCCCTTCCCGGGGCCGGGGCTCGCGGTGCGGGTGCTGGGCGAGATCACCGAGGATCGTCTGCGGGTGCTCCGCGAGGCGGACGCCATCTTCATCGGGATACTCCGGGAGCGCGGCTGGTACGACAAGGTGTGGCAGGCCTTCTCGGTCCTGCTGCCCGTGCGGACGGTGGGGGTGATGGGGGACGCGCGCACCTACGAGAACGCGCTGGCGCTCCGCGCCGTCACCAGCCAGGACGGCATGACGGCCGACTGGGCCCACCTGCCCTACGATCTCCTGGCCGAGGCCTCGAACCGCATCATCAACGAAGTGCGCGGCATCAACCGCGTGGTGTACGATGTCTCGTCCAAACCGCCCGCCACCATCGAGTGGGAGTAG